One Echinicola strongylocentroti DNA window includes the following coding sequences:
- a CDS encoding Nif3-like dinuclear metal center hexameric protein, whose protein sequence is MVNLISDVVSYLESIAPPAYQESYDNAQLITGNASDEVTGILCSLDVTEEVVQEAIDLKCNMIVAHHPIVFKGLKSLTGKNYVERTVIKAIKNDIAIYAIHTNLDNVHTGVNKRIADKIGLVNTKILAPKKGILMKLTAFVPKEDSQKLLEGLHAAGAGAIGEYSNCSFRVEGTGTFLPSDQANPTIGKKGAIEEVHEDRIEVIFPAYLQGQIIHALKAHHPYEEVAYYLQQTENEHQDVGSGMVGELESPMAESTFLQHLKSAMNLNVIKHTPLRGRPIKRVAICGGAGIFLLGAAKSRKADIFITADIKYHEFFDADNQIVISDIGHYESEIYTKDLLLEILSQNFSNIALYLTKVITNPITYV, encoded by the coding sequence ATGGTTAATTTGATTAGTGACGTAGTCTCCTACTTGGAAAGCATCGCTCCCCCTGCTTACCAAGAATCTTACGACAATGCCCAGTTGATCACTGGAAATGCTTCTGATGAAGTTACTGGTATTCTCTGCAGCTTGGATGTCACCGAGGAAGTAGTCCAAGAAGCCATCGACCTCAAGTGCAATATGATCGTCGCCCACCACCCTATTGTTTTTAAAGGGCTCAAAAGCCTAACTGGTAAAAACTACGTAGAAAGAACAGTCATCAAAGCCATCAAAAACGACATTGCCATTTATGCCATCCATACCAATCTGGACAATGTCCATACCGGGGTAAACAAACGAATAGCTGACAAAATAGGCTTAGTCAACACCAAAATCCTGGCCCCGAAAAAGGGGATTCTAATGAAGCTAACGGCTTTTGTACCAAAAGAGGACAGCCAAAAACTACTGGAAGGGCTTCATGCTGCCGGTGCTGGAGCCATCGGCGAATACAGTAATTGCAGCTTTAGAGTAGAAGGCACTGGGACTTTCCTTCCTTCAGATCAGGCCAACCCTACAATTGGAAAAAAAGGCGCCATCGAAGAAGTCCATGAAGACAGGATAGAAGTTATTTTTCCTGCCTACCTCCAAGGACAAATCATCCATGCACTCAAAGCGCATCATCCCTACGAGGAGGTGGCCTACTATTTGCAACAAACAGAAAACGAACACCAAGATGTCGGTTCAGGGATGGTTGGTGAACTGGAATCCCCCATGGCAGAAAGCACCTTTCTCCAGCACCTCAAAAGCGCCATGAACCTTAACGTCATCAAGCACACTCCGCTTAGAGGGAGGCCCATAAAACGCGTCGCCATCTGTGGTGGAGCGGGTATATTTTTACTAGGTGCAGCAAAAAGCAGGAAGGCGGACATTTTCATCACGGCTGACATAAAATACCACGAATTCTTTGATGCTGACAATCAGATAGTTATATCGGACATTGGGCATTACGAAAGTGAAATCTACACAAAAGATTTATTATTAGAGATATTGTCACAAAATTTTAGTAATATTGCACTCTATTTGACAAAAGTCATTACGAATCCCATAACTTACGTATAG
- the lpxK gene encoding tetraacyldisaccharide 4'-kinase: protein MRPYHLLLYPFSFLYDGITRLRNRMFDRGMKRSLVFEIPTVVVGNLAMGGTGKTPMVEFLIRAFKDNYTVATLSRGYGRKTSGYILAEEATQPTDIGDEPFQIYSKFGREVAVAVGEQRIEAIPQIIAERPETELVILDDAFQHRYVKGNFNLLLTTFQRPFFTDHVVPMGMLRENRDGANRAHAVVVTKCPDKLDEATKTHYLHKILGYAPKDCPVFFAGLEYGQAYNVRDNKEEPIQKVILLSGIANNDLLRKKVGEMYELLETLEYSDHHHYTERDMERIVERFNLRKAESPVLLTTEKDAVKLKADKLLRYLQEIPIFALPVQVKMEEEEKNTLLEHVTKAIRNKGYQREV, encoded by the coding sequence ATGCGCCCTTATCATCTTTTATTGTATCCTTTTTCATTTTTGTACGATGGGATTACTCGTCTCAGAAACAGGATGTTTGATCGTGGGATGAAGCGAAGTCTGGTCTTTGAGATCCCCACTGTCGTGGTGGGGAACCTGGCCATGGGAGGCACTGGCAAAACCCCAATGGTAGAATTTTTGATCAGGGCTTTCAAGGATAATTATACCGTGGCGACACTTAGCAGAGGGTATGGCCGGAAGACCTCTGGCTATATATTGGCAGAAGAGGCCACGCAGCCCACGGATATTGGCGACGAGCCTTTTCAGATTTATAGTAAATTTGGCCGAGAGGTTGCTGTCGCAGTAGGCGAGCAGCGTATTGAGGCTATTCCGCAGATCATTGCAGAGCGTCCCGAAACCGAATTGGTTATTTTGGATGATGCTTTTCAGCACCGATATGTCAAAGGAAATTTTAACCTACTTCTAACCACCTTTCAGCGTCCCTTCTTCACGGACCATGTGGTGCCCATGGGCATGTTAAGGGAAAACAGGGACGGTGCAAATCGCGCCCATGCTGTGGTGGTGACCAAGTGTCCTGATAAGCTCGATGAAGCCACGAAGACCCATTATTTGCACAAGATCTTAGGGTATGCCCCTAAAGATTGTCCTGTGTTTTTTGCTGGCCTTGAGTACGGCCAAGCGTATAATGTGAGAGACAACAAGGAGGAGCCGATTCAGAAAGTGATTTTGCTAAGTGGAATAGCCAATAATGACTTGTTGAGGAAGAAGGTAGGAGAAATGTATGAGCTCCTGGAAACCTTGGAGTACAGTGATCACCACCATTATACCGAGCGTGACATGGAGAGAATAGTAGAGCGATTTAACCTACGTAAGGCGGAATCTCCCGTGCTCCTTACGACGGAGAAGGACGCTGTCAAACTTAAAGCGGACAAATTGCTTAGATATTTACAGGAAATTCCGATTTTTGCGTTACCTGTTCAGGTGAAAATGGAAGAGGAAGAAAAAAACACCTTGTTAGAACATGTAACCAAGGCCATCAGAAATAAAGGTTATCAACGTGAAGTTTAA
- a CDS encoding putative porin, which produces MKFKYLFALFILIFCFNQLASAQTRPRESGENQEEEKEPQRGGLIDDSTKMVYGPTTTLYFQEKNLRYNNMEKIALDTGLTGFHNFEPVFRNGHKYQGLANIGSAAKPVYYTLPGQIGATSGFSAYDLYYHSPDSMLYFDTKSPYTKLEAFYGGGNRNMLNVAFARNVNPRWNIGFNFNTIKARKTLNPNARDDNMVEQTSYSLHTNYRSKDEKYFLLANFSRMHHKVFESGGIIPPSVDSTSLYFTYEDSKVWLSNSEATDIRQDYHLYHQYNILEEWQVYHVFDKKKQGLSFFSDLTTSDSAYFNYFGLPRMINEDSTYNYHHFSEVRNEAGFKGDFGPVYYNAFVKFRTGKFTSPNFDSEYKFNEVYIGGALRGEINDQWSFEADGEYLIPSGYRINGYFHSPFLDVSYTKASYKPSAMQEMYRGNHYSWTNSFSNIGVDQIKGVIKADFAKISVRPSLTINRVNNYVYFDENQEAAQADGGAFMVIPGITADFTFWKKLRWQSEVIYTAITGDAADAFRIPDLYAWSRLFFDGPMFDDHLYIQFGVEGRYKSSYNAEAYMPATQQFYLQNDFDVYAYPVLDAFVDLRINRTRVLFRYNHLNSGFMERQGYFVTPYYTGLKGSLDLGISWYFFD; this is translated from the coding sequence GTGAAGTTTAAGTACCTATTTGCTTTATTTATATTGATTTTTTGTTTCAATCAACTTGCTTCTGCCCAGACGAGGCCGAGGGAAAGTGGTGAAAATCAAGAAGAAGAGAAAGAGCCACAGCGAGGAGGATTGATCGATGATTCGACCAAGATGGTGTATGGCCCTACCACGACCTTATATTTTCAGGAGAAAAACCTCCGGTATAACAATATGGAGAAAATAGCCCTCGATACGGGGCTGACAGGGTTTCATAATTTTGAGCCGGTTTTTAGGAATGGCCATAAATACCAGGGGTTGGCCAATATTGGTAGTGCAGCCAAGCCGGTATATTATACCCTGCCTGGGCAGATTGGAGCCACTTCTGGTTTTAGCGCTTACGACCTGTACTATCATTCGCCGGACAGCATGTTGTATTTTGATACCAAGTCTCCTTATACCAAGTTGGAGGCTTTTTATGGAGGGGGAAACCGGAACATGCTCAATGTGGCCTTTGCGCGAAATGTGAATCCAAGATGGAACATTGGCTTTAATTTTAATACCATAAAGGCCCGAAAGACACTGAATCCCAATGCGCGTGATGATAATATGGTGGAGCAAACTTCCTACTCCCTTCACACAAACTATCGATCCAAAGACGAAAAGTACTTCCTGCTGGCCAATTTTTCCCGGATGCATCATAAAGTATTTGAGAGCGGAGGTATTATTCCTCCGTCGGTAGACAGTACCTCTCTTTATTTTACGTATGAGGATTCAAAGGTGTGGCTAAGCAATAGCGAGGCTACTGATATTAGACAGGACTATCACCTGTACCATCAGTATAATATATTGGAAGAATGGCAGGTTTACCATGTCTTTGATAAGAAGAAGCAGGGGCTATCGTTTTTTTCTGATTTGACCACGAGTGACTCTGCCTACTTCAACTATTTTGGTCTGCCCAGAATGATAAATGAAGACAGTACGTATAACTATCACCATTTTTCAGAAGTACGGAATGAGGCTGGTTTTAAAGGAGACTTTGGACCGGTTTATTATAATGCGTTCGTGAAATTCAGGACTGGAAAATTCACCAGCCCTAATTTTGACAGTGAGTATAAGTTCAATGAAGTTTACATCGGTGGAGCATTACGAGGAGAGATAAATGATCAGTGGTCTTTTGAAGCCGATGGAGAATACTTGATCCCAAGTGGTTACCGGATCAATGGTTATTTCCACTCACCCTTTTTGGATGTAAGCTATACGAAGGCTTCTTATAAACCCTCGGCGATGCAGGAGATGTACCGTGGGAACCACTATTCTTGGACCAATAGTTTTTCCAATATCGGCGTCGATCAGATCAAAGGTGTGATCAAAGCCGACTTCGCGAAGATTTCCGTAAGGCCAAGTCTTACCATCAACCGAGTGAACAATTATGTTTACTTTGATGAAAACCAAGAAGCCGCCCAAGCAGATGGAGGGGCATTTATGGTTATTCCTGGGATCACAGCTGATTTTACCTTCTGGAAAAAACTGAGATGGCAGAGTGAGGTTATTTATACAGCCATAACAGGAGATGCGGCGGATGCATTCAGGATTCCTGATTTATACGCCTGGAGCAGGTTGTTCTTTGACGGGCCCATGTTTGACGATCATCTATACATCCAGTTTGGGGTGGAGGGCAGGTATAAAAGCAGCTATAACGCGGAGGCATATATGCCGGCCACACAGCAGTTTTATTTGCAAAATGATTTTGATGTCTATGCCTATCCTGTCCTAGATGCTTTTGTGGACTTACGGATAAACAGGACAAGGGTGCTGTTTAGGTATAATCACCTGAACAGCGGTTTTATGGAGAGGCAAGGTTACTTCGTGACGCCTTACTATACAGGGTTGAAGGGATCGTTGGATTTAGGTATCAGTTGGTATTTCTTTGATTAA
- the miaE gene encoding tRNA-(ms[2]io[6]A)-hydroxylase, producing the protein MSWEESTKNKMLNLQLPTDPRWVDIASMNLEDILVDHAYCEQKAASSCISLIVRYPNLDKLVDVLTPVVAEEWAHFERVIEQIRKRGFQFEKPRKDMYVVKLSEFIKKGGSKMTQLMEHLLMNALIEARSCERFKLLWKNIADAELQQFYYELMVSEAGHYVNFIDLAKHYHDPAEVDKRWKEWLAHEAKVIKELEIRPDRMH; encoded by the coding sequence ATGAGCTGGGAAGAAAGTACAAAAAATAAAATGCTCAACCTCCAATTGCCCACTGATCCCAGGTGGGTGGACATTGCGTCGATGAACCTGGAGGACATTCTGGTGGATCATGCCTATTGCGAGCAAAAAGCCGCATCATCTTGTATTTCGTTGATAGTGCGCTACCCAAACTTAGATAAATTGGTAGATGTGCTTACCCCTGTAGTGGCGGAGGAATGGGCACACTTTGAAAGGGTAATTGAACAGATCAGGAAACGTGGTTTTCAGTTTGAAAAACCGCGCAAGGATATGTATGTGGTCAAGCTAAGTGAGTTTATTAAGAAAGGTGGGAGCAAAATGACGCAGTTGATGGAACATCTTCTGATGAATGCCCTGATCGAGGCGAGAAGCTGTGAGCGGTTCAAATTACTTTGGAAAAACATAGCCGATGCCGAGTTGCAACAATTTTATTATGAGCTGATGGTTTCTGAGGCGGGGCATTATGTGAATTTTATAGACTTGGCCAAGCATTATCATGATCCAGCGGAAGTGGATAAGCGTTGGAAGGAATGGCTTGCCCACGAGGCCAAGGTGATAAAGGAACTCGAAATACGGCCAGATCGGATGCATTGA
- a CDS encoding ABC transporter permease — protein sequence MELFENIKEALRSIKSNRLRTILTGLIIAIGITALVGMLTAIDGMKAQIEESFSGLGANNFDVRSKNTSGQRVTRSGVAEKQFKPVSFKDALDFKTAYASRGMATVSTRVSGSAEIKRGSEITNPNVRIIGVDENYVLINGQNIETGRNFSNVETRYGNNVCLIGSEIVELLFKSHEVPVGAHVSFFGNRYSIVGVLEEQGSVGNDAGVDRTILIPVENASRLDQTGGFWYTITVSSSDPTKMDYEMGQATGLMRKVREDRVGELDSFEVVKSNNVGESLEEVAGYLRIGGFGIGFITLLGASVGLMNIMLVSVTERTREIGIRKALGATPKRIRQQFLIEAIVICVFGGLFGVLLGMGIGNIVASFVGPGGFLIPWLWMLMSFMICILVGLVSGVIPAIKASKLDPIEALRYE from the coding sequence ATGGAATTGTTCGAGAATATTAAAGAGGCACTGCGGTCAATCAAGTCCAATCGGTTAAGAACGATTTTGACTGGACTGATCATTGCAATTGGGATCACTGCTTTGGTAGGGATGCTGACGGCCATTGATGGGATGAAAGCCCAGATCGAGGAAAGTTTCAGTGGCTTGGGTGCCAATAATTTCGATGTACGTTCTAAGAATACTTCAGGGCAGCGTGTGACCCGCTCTGGTGTGGCCGAGAAGCAGTTTAAGCCAGTGAGCTTTAAGGATGCGCTGGATTTTAAGACAGCATATGCTTCCCGCGGGATGGCGACCGTTTCCACTCGTGTAAGTGGCTCTGCAGAGATCAAGCGTGGTTCTGAAATTACTAATCCCAATGTACGTATCATCGGCGTGGACGAAAATTACGTCCTCATCAATGGTCAAAATATCGAGACAGGAAGAAACTTTAGCAACGTAGAAACCAGGTACGGAAATAACGTATGTTTGATAGGCAGTGAAATTGTAGAATTGCTATTCAAGAGCCATGAAGTTCCAGTGGGGGCACATGTTTCATTTTTTGGCAATAGGTATTCTATAGTAGGTGTTTTGGAAGAGCAGGGATCAGTGGGCAATGATGCGGGGGTGGATCGGACGATATTAATTCCGGTAGAAAATGCCTCCCGCCTAGACCAGACGGGTGGTTTTTGGTATACGATCACTGTTTCGAGTTCAGATCCTACCAAAATGGATTATGAAATGGGGCAAGCGACTGGCTTAATGCGAAAAGTCCGTGAAGACAGGGTGGGGGAGTTGGATTCTTTCGAAGTGGTCAAGTCCAATAACGTGGGAGAGAGCCTAGAGGAAGTTGCGGGTTATTTGAGGATTGGAGGTTTTGGTATCGGTTTTATTACCTTGCTGGGAGCTTCGGTAGGCTTGATGAACATTATGCTGGTTTCTGTGACAGAAAGAACCCGTGAGATAGGCATCCGAAAAGCATTGGGTGCTACTCCTAAGAGGATCCGTCAGCAGTTTTTGATTGAGGCCATTGTGATTTGTGTATTTGGAGGACTTTTTGGAGTGCTCTTAGGGATGGGGATCGGCAATATCGTTGCCAGTTTTGTTGGGCCAGGAGGGTTTTTGATTCCATGGCTTTGGATGTTGATGTCTTTTATGATTTGTATTTTAGTAGGCTTGGTATCAGGGGTAATTCCAGCCATCAAGGCAAGTAAGCTCGATCCCATCGAAGCACTCCGATATGAGTAA
- a CDS encoding GtrA family protein gives MTFFWNKYWTFKSQNGSVIKELSIFFCISLIGVVLSLALIYLSLNQLNLSLLTGKTLSVALVFLWNFTANSTFNFKQR, from the coding sequence ATAACTTTTTTTTGGAACAAATACTGGACTTTCAAAAGTCAAAACGGATCAGTAATCAAAGAACTGTCTATCTTTTTTTGTATCTCTCTTATCGGCGTAGTATTAAGCTTGGCATTGATCTATTTATCACTAAACCAACTAAACTTATCACTACTTACGGGTAAAACATTAAGCGTAGCATTAGTTTTCCTATGGAATTTCACCGCCAACAGCACGTTTAATTTCAAACAACGCTAA